The genomic DNA TCAACCCGTGCTAGAAGTATTGATTGGGATTCCATCTGTTGTCTATGGTTTGTTAGGCGTAACTATCCTAGTTCCTTTACTACGAGATACATTTGGGGGAGTTGGGTTTAGTTTATTAGCCGGTATTGTTGTACTAAGTATTATGATTTTACCAACCATTACAAGCATCGCATCTGACGCGATTCGAAGTGTTCCTCATGAATATTTAGAAGCTTCTTATGGATTAGGATCGACGAAGTGGCAAGCGATCAGCAGAGTTGTTGTGCCTGCTGCCAAAAACGGTATATTAACTGGAATTGTCCTTGGATTGGCCAGAGCTTTTGGTGAGGCATTAGCTGTACAAATGGTAATAGGGAATACGAATAAATTACCGTCCGGAATATACAGTCCAACTGCTACGTTAACAGGCATCTTAACAATGGACATGTCTAATACGTTGAATGGAACCGCCTGGAACAACGCACTATGGACATTGGCCATGATTTTATTATTAATTTCTTTCCTATTTATATTACTCATTCGCTTAATCTCAAGAAGAGGAGGAGCCATGTAATGAAAGCAAGGACTGTTAATAATATATGGACAGGTATACTTTATGCTATTGCCGTATCTGTAATAGCGCTGCTGCTATTTTTAGTATCAGAAATTATCATTAAAGGCTGGGGTTTTTGGGATTTTAATTTTTTATTTGGAAGACCTAGCAATACACAAGCAGGCGGCGGGATTGGACCACAATTATTCAACTCATTTTATATGCTTATTCTGACATTATTGATTTCAGTTCCTTTAGGATTGGGAGCAGGCATTTATTTGGCTGAGTATGCAAAAAAAGGTCCATTTTTAAATTTTGTACGATTATGTATTGAAACAATGGCTTCTCTTCCATCTATTGTAGTCGGTTTGTTTGGTTTACTTGTATTTGTAACAATGACAGGCTGGGGTTACACAGTATTGGGAGGAGCCCTAGTCATCACTATTTTGAATCTTCCAGGTTTGACTCGTGTATGCGAAAATGCTATTTCAGATGTTCCTGCTAATGTAAAAGAAGCTAGTCTCGGATTGGGAGCGACTAGATGGCAAACGCTTGTCAAAATTGTAATTCCTTCAGCTTTACCTCAAATTATTACGGGTATAATTTTGGCTGCAGGGAGAATTTTTGGAGAAGCAGCTGCTCTCATTTACACAGCAGGCTTAACAACTCCATTTTTAAACACAAGTGCCAGTCTTTCTAGTCCAGTGAACCCATTTAATATATTTCGTCCTGCAGAGACATTGGCAGTCCATATTTGGAAATTAAATTCAGAGGGCATTGTCCCTGATGCCAAATTAATCGCTACTAAATCAGCTGCAGTTCTTATTGTTATGGTATTATTGTTTAATATCATAGCCAGATTCGCAGCTGCAAAACTTCATAATTACTTTACAGGTAACGTTAAAGTGCGTAAGCAAAAAAACATAAAAAAGATAAGATTCATTTAAAATAAGCTGAATAACATAAAATATTATTGTATGTAGGAGAGAGCACAGTAATTATAAGATTATTGTGCTCTCTTTTGTGCGCCCGGCATGGGTGTAATCTATAGGGTGCAAGTCCCGAGCTGTGAAGGCAGAAGTAGCAGTTAGCATAACGCAAGGGTGTCCGTGGTAACGCGGAATCTGAAGGAAGCGGACGGCAAACTTCCGGTCTGAGGAATACGAACTTCATATAAGGCTAGGTATCACTGGGTGAGTTTGCAAAACAAAACAAAGCCCTTTCTGCCGAAGGTGATACAGAGTAAATGAAGCAGATAGATGGAAGGAAAGATTACACTCTTACCCGGGGAGATCTGACTGGCACGCCAAGTAATCTTGGTAACCTATCTAGCGATAGATAGCTGAGCAGTCAGAAGTCAGCAGAGGTCATAGTACTCTTTCGAGCTCGAGACGAAAGAGGAAGGACCGAACAATTAAGGAGAACGAAACACTACGCGTTCATCTTCTGTGTTGAAGCAGACAATCCGGCAGGACTTACTTGAAGGAGGAAGTGGTGAATCCCACGGGGGACTTCAAGAGGGTGGAGCAGAAGATGGCACAAATAGAGGGATTCGTTCACGTGGAGAGGATATCTATGTTGATGGAACTGATTTTGTCACGGGAAAATCTCCTAACGGCATTAAAACGAGTTGAACAGAATAAAGGAAGTCACGGAGTAGATGGCATGCCCGCAAAAGACCTACGGAGACACCTCTATGAAAACTGGGACTCCATTCGACAGTCGTTAAGAGAGGGAACCTACAAACCCTTACCCGTTCGTCGAGTCGAAATCCCGAAACCGAACGGCGGAGTAAGACTTCTAGGTATCCCCACCGTGACTGATCGTTTCATTCAACAAGCGATGGCCCAAGTGTTAACGAGAATCTTCGATCCGACCTTCTCTGAACATAGCTACGGCTTTCGCCCAAGCCGCAGAGGACATGACGCGGTCAGGAAAGCAAAGGGCTATATCAAAGAAGGATATCGCTGGGTGGTCGATATAGACTTAGAGAAATTCTTTGACAAGGTGAACCACGACAAACTGATGGGGATCTTGGCGAAAACGATCGAAGATCGGATTTTACTTAAGTTAATCCGCCGGTATCTTCAATCAGGCGTGATGATAAATGGAGTGGTAATGGAAACAGACATGGGAACGCCACAAGGTGGACCGCTTAGTCCACTATTATCAAACATCATGCTTCACGAGTTGGACAAGGAACTTGAGAAACGTGGACATAAATTTGTACGGTACGCGGATGACTGTAATATCTACGTGAAAACAAAGAAAGCAGGAATTCGTGTCATGAACTCCATTACTAACTTTATCGAGAAGGAATTAAAGCTCAAGGTAAATAAAGAGAAATCGGCGGTAGACCGTCCTTGGAAACGGAAGTTTCTCGGTTTTAGCTTTACACCAAACAAAACACCCAAGATACGGATGGCGAAAGAAAGTGTGAAACGATTCAAGAACAAGATCCGTGAAATCACATCCAGATCCAAACCGTATCGAATGGAGGAAAGAATTGAGAAACTGAACATGTACCTAATGGGATGGTGTGGATATTTTGCCTTGGCAGATACACCAAGCAAGTTCAAAGAATTTGATGAATGGATAAGACGAAGACTTCGAATGTGTTTATGGAAAGAGTGGAAAACGCCGAAAACAAGAATTCGGAAACTTAGAGCATTAGGTGTTCCAAGTCATAAAGCAATCGAGTGGGGCAATACACGCAAGAAATACTGGCGGATTGCCTGCAGTCCCATTCTACACAAAACCCTCGATAACTCCTACTGGAGTCAACAAGGGTTAAGAAGTCTATTCGAGAGATATCATTTTCTACGTCATACTTAATTGAACCGCCGTATACCGAACGGTACGTACGGTGGTGTGAGAGGTCGGGGGTTAGTCACCCCCTCCTACTCGATTAGTTGCTTCAAAAGGTGAAACATCAATGATGATTTAAGATCAAAAATCTATACTTCACACATCTCCTTCAATCGGTAAATGAAGCGATGTTCATGAAAAATTAATTTTTTATGGATGGTCTTTCGCAAAGTTATTTGGATTTTATAAGAATTTAAATATGGATTCAGTAATGATGTTAGAATTTCTATCACATTTTTGATTCTGTGTCAGATTTTCTTACATAATTATATTAATATCCAGTTGTTATATGTATAATTTAAAAAAAGATAGTGATTACGATAGAGGTGTGAAAGGTGTGAAATGACTATGGCGAATGATCTTTCATATAAAACAAGAAAAGTAATCACGATAGGGATCGTCAGTGAACTGACAGGATTATCAGAACGGCAAATTCGATACTATGAGGAAAGAAAACTTATTTTTCCAGAACGAACGGAAGGAGGCAACAGAAAATATTCCTTTGCTGATGTAGAACAGCTTATAGAAATTGCTAATAAACGGGAAGAGGGTATTCAAACATATGAAATCAGGCAGGAAATGCTAAAAGCAAAAGAAAAGAGAAAAGAAGTGGACAGAAAGGTGCGTGATCAAATGCTGCGAGGGCAAATAAACGCAAGGTTTGGTATTCAAAAAGAATTGAAATAATTTCTGGTTTTACTTTACGGTTGATATCCGCTTTTTTAGGGCATGATAAAATATACGTTTTTAACCTTCTCCATAGGTTCATATATTGATTATAGGAGCCGGGATAGGCAAAACCAAAAATGGAGGAAAGCGGATGTCTGTTATAAAAGAGATTGACGAGAAGTTATCCAAGCAGTTCTGGGAGTTCATGGGGGAAATAATTCGAGATACCAACCAGACAAAGAAGGTGCTTTACCACTATACAAGCCTGGATCGCTTTATGGGAATGATCGAAAACAATAACCTCTGGATGTCCAAAGGAAATTTTCTTAATGATTCAAGCGAACTTATTTATATTGAAAAAATTGCTAATGATACGATAAAAAAGCTCGAGGACCGGATTATCGAAAAGTATGGAAACAGCGAATCTGAAGCTTTGCTAAGAATCGATTTTCTGAAGCAATTAAGGGTTGCAATCGAAAAATTTATTCATGATATAACCATTGATGACTTTGAAGTTTATGTACTCTCTTTAACGCAAAATCAGGATTCATTGACTCTCTGGTACCATTATTCTAAAGGAGACGGCTATAATATTGGCTTTTCGACAGATGCATTGATTGATAAGATGAATGCGGTGAAAAAAAGAATTGAACATGAATTCAACCTTTTTTATGGAAAAGTTATTTATGATAATGATCAACAGGAAAAAATGTTAATAGAATCATTAATCCGTTCATTTGATTGTATTTATCAATTTAAAGACCGTTTTCGTTTTGAAGAATTGGCTGAAAATTTGCATCATCATTTTTTTTCGGTTATCGTGTCTTTTTCGATCTTTTTTAAGCACGAATCGTTTCGAAATGAAGAGGAGTATCGGATTGCTTTGACAAGAAGAAGAGAAAGGAAACACGAAACCGAAGTACTTTTTAGAGCAAGAAATGGAATTATTATTCCTTATATTCAGATTTATTTTGCTGAAAAACTTCCTGTTCGACATGTTACCATCGGGCCGAAAAATAATATTGGGATTGCTAAAAATGGTGTTGAATATTATTTGAGAAATAAAGGCTACAATTTGGATGAAATTACTGTCAGCAAATCAGTAGCCACATTAAGGTATTAGAAATGCACTCATAAAGGGATCTGCCAATGAAAAATTAGAGTTTATCAATTGAAATGAGTCCCTGAAAAACGGGACCCTTTTTTTATTGTTTCAATTCTGGATTTTGAAAATTGTCCGGCGTCAGGCCAGTCTTCATTCTCGAATAAACTTTTTGAACTATTCTTTCTGCTTATTTACTAAGCTTTGCTCAGCCATTTTTATAAGTTCGCGAACCATGCTGCCACCAATATTTCCTCCAATTTTTCCTGCTTGCTGGGCAGTCAGGTTGCCATTATATCCTTTTTCAAGAGGTATTCCAGCCTCTTCTGCAATTTCAAACTTTGCTTCATCGGGATTTTTTGCCCCGCTGATTTTTGCTTTTAGCTGATCGAGTCCTTCTCTTGCTTCCGGAACGAGAATTTTGTTTTTCTTTGCCAAATAGATCCCTCCTTTACAGTTAGTTTTTCCTGATAGAGAAAAATATGCTGGCGACAAGCGTGGAAAAATATTTCATCATAACCAACGTTTTTTAAATTAACAAATAAAAGGGAACAGGCTTGGCCAGTTCCCTGGGATTCTTATATGAAGATTTTCAACTCACTGTTATAGGTTCATAAAATTATTGTCCCACAATGAGCGTAACCGCCTTTATCCTTTTAATACAAATGTGTTTCCGTCCTCATCGAGAAATGTCACAAAAGTTCCCCATTGCATTTGCTTCGGTTCTCCTTCGAATTGGACTCCATTTGCCTTCATTTTTTCATAAGTGGACTGTATATCATCACACACAAAAACGATCGATGGCTTCATTTGCTCCCAGCCTTTCATCATTGCTTTCGGGTAGAGGACAAGTGCTGTTTCGGCTCCTTTTGGTCCTACTTCGAGCCAGCTGCCGCCCGGGCCCATTGGAGTTTCGCGAAATACTTCAAATCCGACTTTTTCCGTCCAAAATGCTTTTGCTTTTTGCTGGTCTTCCACATAAACTGCGGCAGTTGCTATTTTTGTTATCATGGTTTTTCCTCCCTATAAAGTTTTGACATATGAACTTTATCATATTGGTGAATTCCTGTCTTGTAAAGAAACGACATCCTTTGATTTCCCCATACTTTCAAATATTCTCAAAATCCACTTTTTGTATTCAATAGGAGTTAAGCTAATTTAATGTTTGGGATTTTTTAGGAAATGGGCATAGTCCAAAATGAAAAATCATCTCATGGCAGCCGTCAGGCCAGATAATCTCCCTTGAATCGGGCTCTGCATAAGTCCGCTCTAAATACCAAAACCACTTAACAAAAGGCTGCAATTTTACATCTGGCCGTCTTTCTTCGTATCGCATATTTTCCCCCGCAATAAAAGAGAATTCATAAACAAATTATAACAAGATTTACGCAATATGATGAATATCTCCCCAAAACTCTTAACACTTTTATGTTTGTGAACAAATTCTGAAAAAGGAGCTTTTTGAAAATTAAGATGAATTTAAGGTTGGCTGAACGAGGGGTTAAGGTAAAGCGATTATATTCATTTTGTAGAGAGTGAAGGAGGAAGGTTGTAATGAAGAATTTGATTATTGAAACAAGGAATCTTTCAAAGAAGTTTGGAAGTTTTACGGCAGTAGACAATATTGATTTAAGTGTACCTAAGGGCAAAATTTACGGTTTTCTTGGTCCGAATGGAGCCGGAAAGTCCACAACCATTCGAATGCTTCTTGGTTTAATCAAGCCGTCAAAGGGCAGTGTCCACTTGTTCGGTAAACCAATTGACACGAACAGAATGGAGATTCTCAAAAAAGTTGGATCTTTGGTGGAAACCCCTTCTTATTACGGTCATTTAACGGCATATGAAAACCTTGAGATTACAAGAAAAATTCTTGAGGTTGATAAAAAAGAGATTGATAGAGTTTTAGACATTGTGAAACTCTCAGATGTTAAAAATAAGCTGGTAAAAAAATATTCGTTAGGAATGAAGCAGCGTCTTGGTATTGCCCAGGCTCTTCTTGGAAAGCCTGAACTGCTGATTCTGGACGAACCGACAAACGGCCTTGATCCGGCAGGAATTCAAGAGATACGCCATTTAATTAAAACTTTGCCAGAAAAAACGGGAATGACAGTATTGGTGTCAAGCCATATCTTAAGTGAAATCGAGCTGATTGCGAATCATGTTGGAATTATCCATAAAGGAAAACTAATCTTTCAGGGAACAATTGATGAACTTCGTGCAAGAGGAGAGTCGCATATTATTGTCGGAGCAAGTCCGATCCACGAGGCTGCAAATTTTTTGAAAGAAGGAGGATATTCCATAAAGGTGAGAGAGACAGAAATTATTGTGGAAAATCATTCCGTCAATCCTGCACAAATTAACAGAGAACTTGTTCTTAGTAAATTCGATGTTTATTACCTGAGCGAAAAGAAAGAGACGCTCGAGCAAATTTTTTTGAATATTACTGGAAAGGAGGACGGGAGATGAGGTTCTTAAATCTGGTAACAACTGACTTTCTCAAGCAAAAAAGAGGGCTCATTTGGTTGTTTTTATCCGTGATTCCGCTCGGAACGACTTCTGCCATGTTTTTGGATATGTACATCAGATACGATGATTACCTATATTTCCGGGCGCAGGAAAAAGGGATTTCATCGTGGGAAATGCTTCTCCTCGAAAATCATTTAGTCTTAAATTGGGGGCTGTTTTTGCCAGTGTTCGTAGCTGTAATCAGTGCTATTATCCATTATACAGAAACAAAACAAGGCGCCTGGAAGAGTCTATTAAGTTTGCCGGTTTCCAGAACATCAGCGTTTCTCTCAAAATTTTTGGTCATTGTTTTTTTCGGCTGCCTATTGATAATTTTGAATTCGCTTGGTCTTTTTCTTGTTGGAAAAATCATTGATTTTCCGGAGCCGTTTGCAGCCGATCTGTACATGAAATATGTTTTTTACCAATTTGCCGGTATTCTCGGTGCAGCAGCCATTCATAATTGGTTAAGTTTACTGTTGAAAAATCAAATCCATGCTATTTTGATCGGATTTCTCGGTATGATCATTTCAACCATTCTATTATATCAAGCCCCTAAATTGAAGGGATTTTCACCTTATCTTTATCCCTATTTTGCTTATTCGCTAGAGGGAAATGAGCAAGCTGCAGCTATCGTTGGCGGAGTTTTGTCTTGTGCCGTCTTTTTATCAATAGGAATTTTTGAATTTAGAAGAAGGGATATTTTATGAGGAGGAAGAAACATGTTAAAAGTACTTAAAATAGAATGGTATAAATTAAGGCGAACAAAGTTAATTCTTACGGCAACATTTCTTCCGCTTCTAGCCGTTTTTCAAGGCAGGTTATTTGCTTTATCTAAGGAAGGAACTGAACCAAACTTATGGGGGACGATGTACATAGGAACTATGTCCCAATATACATGGCTTCTTTTTCCAATCCTTATTACCGTTGTTATCGCGATTATGGCAAGAATGGAACACAGCAATAACAACTGGAAACAGCTTTTATCTTTGCCTGTAAAAAGAGAATCTGTCTATTTGTCAAAATTAATCATCTGTCTAATAATTATTTTTTATAGTATCTTCGTTTTGATAGCGGGAATGGTTTTAGCTGGAATTTCAATCAGGGCAAACGGGCCAGTACCAATTGAAATGATTGTTAAAAGGCCGCTTATATCTGCTATTGCTTCACTTCCTATTATTTCGCTGCAATTTTATTTAAGCTATCGCTTCTCTCATTTTGGAATTCCGCTTGTAGCAGGGATAGGAATGAGTTTGCCTTCGATGCTGATTGCCAACTCAGAAAAGTATTGGATTTTTTACCCATGGACCTATCCGATTGTAAGCGGATTGACCGAGATATTTGGAACAGACGGAAAAGGGCCGATCATGTATGCAGTTTGTTTTGTATCGTTTTTTGTGCTCATATTGTTTGGTTTTCATCAGTTTAGAAAAAAAGATATATTTTAGGGTGAAATTTAATGAAGGTTGAGGGAATTGCTGATCGGAAAATACTCTTGATTGATGATGAAGAGGATATACTGAATCTTCTTGAAACAGTACTAATTAAAGAAGGTTTTCAGCATATTTATAAGGCCACAACAGGCGGGGAAGGCATTCAACTCTGCAAAGATTTAAAGCCAGATATTATTGTTCTTGATATTATGCTGCCTGATATTGATGGTTTTGAAGTTTGCAGGAGGATTCGGGAATTTTCATTTGTACCAATTATTTTTCTGTCTGCCAGGTCAGATGACCTTGACAAGCTTCTTGGTCTCGGGATTGGAGGGGATGATTATGTGACAAAACCTTTTAGTCCTAAGGAAGTTGCGTTTCGAATTAAAGTTTACTTCAGGAGAAAGCAGTATGATGGTCTGGAAGACGAAAAAGAAAATAAGAAATATGTGTTTGGGGATATTGAAATTGATCCAAAACTAGGCGAAGTGAAAAAGAACGGCAAGTCTGTGATTTTAACAGCTAAGGAATATCAACTTCTATTGTTTATGGCTGAAAATCAGAATCAAATATTAAGCAAGCGCAGGATTTACGAACGGGTGTGGG from Bacillus methanolicus MGA3 includes the following:
- the pstC gene encoding phosphate ABC transporter permease subunit PstC, with product MKGNKSINYWKSEFIGRTLVTCCGLLIVIVTLSIIIFICGKGIQSFTQSKISFFQMITSTKWNPNSSNPSYGALIFIVGSTLVSLGSIVISTPLAVALAIFMNLISPKFGSKVLQPVLEVLIGIPSVVYGLLGVTILVPLLRDTFGGVGFSLLAGIVVLSIMILPTITSIASDAIRSVPHEYLEASYGLGSTKWQAISRVVVPAAKNGILTGIVLGLARAFGEALAVQMVIGNTNKLPSGIYSPTATLTGILTMDMSNTLNGTAWNNALWTLAMILLLISFLFILLIRLISRRGGAM
- the pstA gene encoding phosphate ABC transporter permease PstA is translated as MKARTVNNIWTGILYAIAVSVIALLLFLVSEIIIKGWGFWDFNFLFGRPSNTQAGGGIGPQLFNSFYMLILTLLISVPLGLGAGIYLAEYAKKGPFLNFVRLCIETMASLPSIVVGLFGLLVFVTMTGWGYTVLGGALVITILNLPGLTRVCENAISDVPANVKEASLGLGATRWQTLVKIVIPSALPQIITGIILAAGRIFGEAAALIYTAGLTTPFLNTSASLSSPVNPFNIFRPAETLAVHIWKLNSEGIVPDAKLIATKSAAVLIVMVLLFNIIARFAAAKLHNYFTGNVKVRKQKNIKKIRFI
- the ltrA gene encoding group II intron reverse transcriptase/maturase, with translation MLMELILSRENLLTALKRVEQNKGSHGVDGMPAKDLRRHLYENWDSIRQSLREGTYKPLPVRRVEIPKPNGGVRLLGIPTVTDRFIQQAMAQVLTRIFDPTFSEHSYGFRPSRRGHDAVRKAKGYIKEGYRWVVDIDLEKFFDKVNHDKLMGILAKTIEDRILLKLIRRYLQSGVMINGVVMETDMGTPQGGPLSPLLSNIMLHELDKELEKRGHKFVRYADDCNIYVKTKKAGIRVMNSITNFIEKELKLKVNKEKSAVDRPWKRKFLGFSFTPNKTPKIRMAKESVKRFKNKIREITSRSKPYRMEERIEKLNMYLMGWCGYFALADTPSKFKEFDEWIRRRLRMCLWKEWKTPKTRIRKLRALGVPSHKAIEWGNTRKKYWRIACSPILHKTLDNSYWSQQGLRSLFERYHFLRHT
- a CDS encoding MerR family transcriptional regulator gives rise to the protein MANDLSYKTRKVITIGIVSELTGLSERQIRYYEERKLIFPERTEGGNRKYSFADVEQLIEIANKREEGIQTYEIRQEMLKAKEKRKEVDRKVRDQMLRGQINARFGIQKELK
- a CDS encoding DUF2971 domain-containing protein; its protein translation is MSVIKEIDEKLSKQFWEFMGEIIRDTNQTKKVLYHYTSLDRFMGMIENNNLWMSKGNFLNDSSELIYIEKIANDTIKKLEDRIIEKYGNSESEALLRIDFLKQLRVAIEKFIHDITIDDFEVYVLSLTQNQDSLTLWYHYSKGDGYNIGFSTDALIDKMNAVKKRIEHEFNLFYGKVIYDNDQQEKMLIESLIRSFDCIYQFKDRFRFEELAENLHHHFFSVIVSFSIFFKHESFRNEEEYRIALTRRRERKHETEVLFRARNGIIIPYIQIYFAEKLPVRHVTIGPKNNIGIAKNGVEYYLRNKGYNLDEITVSKSVATLRY
- a CDS encoding alpha/beta-type small acid-soluble spore protein; the encoded protein is MAKKNKILVPEAREGLDQLKAKISGAKNPDEAKFEIAEEAGIPLEKGYNGNLTAQQAGKIGGNIGGSMVRELIKMAEQSLVNKQKE
- a CDS encoding VOC family protein — translated: MITKIATAAVYVEDQQKAKAFWTEKVGFEVFRETPMGPGGSWLEVGPKGAETALVLYPKAMMKGWEQMKPSIVFVCDDIQSTYEKMKANGVQFEGEPKQMQWGTFVTFLDEDGNTFVLKG
- a CDS encoding DUF6597 domain-containing transcriptional factor, which translates into the protein MRYEERRPDVKLQPFVKWFWYLERTYAEPDSREIIWPDGCHEMIFHFGLCPFPKKSQTLN
- a CDS encoding ABC transporter ATP-binding protein, producing MKNLIIETRNLSKKFGSFTAVDNIDLSVPKGKIYGFLGPNGAGKSTTIRMLLGLIKPSKGSVHLFGKPIDTNRMEILKKVGSLVETPSYYGHLTAYENLEITRKILEVDKKEIDRVLDIVKLSDVKNKLVKKYSLGMKQRLGIAQALLGKPELLILDEPTNGLDPAGIQEIRHLIKTLPEKTGMTVLVSSHILSEIELIANHVGIIHKGKLIFQGTIDELRARGESHIIVGASPIHEAANFLKEGGYSIKVRETEIIVENHSVNPAQINRELVLSKFDVYYLSEKKETLEQIFLNITGKEDGR
- a CDS encoding ABC transporter permease produces the protein MRFLNLVTTDFLKQKRGLIWLFLSVIPLGTTSAMFLDMYIRYDDYLYFRAQEKGISSWEMLLLENHLVLNWGLFLPVFVAVISAIIHYTETKQGAWKSLLSLPVSRTSAFLSKFLVIVFFGCLLIILNSLGLFLVGKIIDFPEPFAADLYMKYVFYQFAGILGAAAIHNWLSLLLKNQIHAILIGFLGMIISTILLYQAPKLKGFSPYLYPYFAYSLEGNEQAAAIVGGVLSCAVFLSIGIFEFRRRDIL
- a CDS encoding ABC transporter permease, which translates into the protein MLKVLKIEWYKLRRTKLILTATFLPLLAVFQGRLFALSKEGTEPNLWGTMYIGTMSQYTWLLFPILITVVIAIMARMEHSNNNWKQLLSLPVKRESVYLSKLIICLIIIFYSIFVLIAGMVLAGISIRANGPVPIEMIVKRPLISAIASLPIISLQFYLSYRFSHFGIPLVAGIGMSLPSMLIANSEKYWIFYPWTYPIVSGLTEIFGTDGKGPIMYAVCFVSFFVLILFGFHQFRKKDIF
- a CDS encoding response regulator transcription factor, with product MKVEGIADRKILLIDDEEDILNLLETVLIKEGFQHIYKATTGGEGIQLCKDLKPDIIVLDIMLPDIDGFEVCRRIREFSFVPIIFLSARSDDLDKLLGLGIGGDDYVTKPFSPKEVAFRIKVYFRRKQYDGLEDEKENKKYVFGDIEIDPKLGEVKKNGKSVILTAKEYQLLLFMAENQNQILSKRRIYERVWGEDYLGYDNTIMVHIRHLREKLEDDPGNPVYIKTVKGLGYKLVARSE